A genomic region of Anaeromicrobium sediminis contains the following coding sequences:
- a CDS encoding cobyrinate a,c-diamide synthase, with amino-acid sequence MSRIVLGGSQSGVGKTTISLGIMAALKKRGLNVQSFKVGPDYIDPAFHTFVTGNKSRNLDSFMLEEHKILDIYCKNSHDKDINIIEGVMGLYDGFGTKKDCGSTAHISKITKSPVILIINGKGMSSSGAALVLGYKMYDEDVNIQGVIINNVSNEVHYNLLKESIERDTNIKCVGYLKPNDNISLESRHLGLVPSVEVQNLRNKIDEIGEMVSETIDLDEIINISKSAPKIDYVPKKREKIGSVNIAVAMDKAFNFYYKENLELLEELGANLIYFSPLKDKNLPDNIDGLYLGGGFPEVFSKELEENERMRISILNSIKNGLPTYAECGGFMYLCNEIENLAKEKYKMVGLYDTSAKMTKRLQRFGYVHVNMIEDCIIGRSGDRFKAHEFHRSTIDEKDEFDYIYRVDKYRNEKKIKSWKCGLKKYNAFAAYGHIHFYTNEEIPKNFIGNCIKYKKGE; translated from the coding sequence ATGAGTAGAATAGTCTTAGGAGGAAGCCAAAGTGGAGTAGGCAAAACTACTATTTCATTAGGAATTATGGCTGCCCTAAAGAAAAGGGGATTAAATGTACAATCTTTTAAAGTGGGGCCTGATTATATAGACCCAGCCTTTCATACTTTTGTTACAGGGAATAAATCTAGAAACTTGGATAGCTTTATGCTTGAGGAACATAAGATTTTAGATATATACTGTAAAAACAGCCATGACAAGGATATAAACATAATAGAAGGTGTTATGGGATTATATGATGGCTTTGGAACTAAGAAGGATTGTGGAAGTACAGCCCATATTTCTAAAATTACTAAGTCTCCAGTAATACTTATAATAAATGGAAAAGGTATGTCATCAAGTGGAGCTGCTTTAGTTTTAGGATATAAAATGTACGATGAAGATGTAAATATACAAGGTGTAATAATCAACAATGTTTCTAATGAAGTACACTATAACCTCTTAAAAGAAAGCATTGAAAGAGATACTAATATAAAGTGTGTAGGTTATTTAAAGCCTAATGATAATATTTCATTAGAAAGTAGACACTTAGGATTAGTCCCTAGTGTAGAGGTACAAAATTTAAGAAACAAGATAGATGAAATAGGTGAAATGGTTTCAGAGACCATAGACTTAGACGAAATAATAAATATTAGTAAAAGTGCACCTAAAATAGACTATGTACCTAAAAAAAGGGAAAAAATAGGGTCAGTTAATATTGCTGTTGCAATGGATAAAGCCTTTAATTTTTACTACAAAGAAAATCTAGAACTCTTAGAAGAATTAGGAGCAAATTTAATATACTTTAGTCCTCTTAAAGATAAAAACCTACCTGATAATATAGATGGTCTATATTTAGGTGGTGGTTTTCCAGAAGTCTTTAGTAAAGAACTTGAGGAAAATGAAAGAATGAGAATTAGTATATTAAATTCAATTAAGAATGGTTTACCCACTTATGCTGAATGTGGAGGATTTATGTATCTGTGCAATGAAATAGAAAATTTAGCTAAAGAAAAATATAAGATGGTAGGTCTTTATGATACTAGTGCTAAAATGACTAAGAGATTGCAGAGATTTGGATATGTACATGTGAATATGATAGAGGATTGTATAATAGGTAGGTCAGGAGATAGGTTTAAAGCCCATGAATTTCATCGTTCAACAATAGATGAAAAGGATGAATTTGATTATATTTATAGAGTAGATAAATATAGAAACGAAAAGAAAATCAAATCATGGAAATGTGGCCTAAAGAAGTACAATGCCTTTGCAGCTTATGGGCATATACATTTTTATACAAATGAGGAAATACCTAAAAACTTCATAGGAAATTGTATAAAGTATAAGAAAGGGGAATAG
- a CDS encoding cobyric acid synthase, which yields MAKNLMFQGTGSSVGKSLLTAAFCRIYSQMGHKVAPFKSQNMALNSYITKNGLEMGRAQVVQAEAAKVEPSVLMNPILLKPSTDKKCQVILKGKVYKNMSAMEYHKFKPELADKVKEIYDELHNQFDIVFLEGAGSPAEINLREHDLVNMGMAEMADSPVILIGDIDKGGVFASLYGTIMLMTEEERKRIKGVIINKFRGDVKILEPGIKMLEDLINIPVLGVIPYSHLEIEDEDSLAERFKKNKNTKGQIEVAVLYLPHVSNFTDLNVFETQEDVNLRYVMRGESIGDPDMLIIPGSKNTIEDLKYLRDAGLEKEIIKLHRQNKIIFGICGGYQMLGKTLKDPHHTESSIPEINGIGLLDIETVFETEKTTTQVEAEVTAPIDYMENTFIKGYEIHMGRSFLGKDAKVFSNIKVKLGEEVLIEDGAINEDGSVIGTYIHGVFDNIKFTRSILNHIRAKKGLDKIESAIESFEEFKEQEYDKLANIVRENMDMETIDKILNGEL from the coding sequence TTGGCTAAGAACTTGATGTTTCAAGGAACAGGATCATCTGTTGGAAAAAGCTTGCTTACAGCAGCCTTTTGTAGAATATATTCACAGATGGGACATAAGGTAGCCCCTTTTAAATCTCAAAACATGGCACTTAATTCTTATATAACGAAGAATGGTTTAGAAATGGGACGTGCACAAGTGGTACAAGCAGAAGCTGCTAAAGTAGAACCTAGTGTACTTATGAATCCTATTTTATTAAAGCCTTCAACTGATAAGAAGTGCCAAGTTATACTGAAGGGGAAAGTATATAAAAACATGTCTGCTATGGAATACCATAAATTCAAGCCAGAACTAGCAGATAAGGTTAAGGAAATTTATGATGAACTTCATAATCAATTTGACATTGTATTTTTAGAAGGAGCTGGATCTCCTGCTGAAATAAATTTAAGAGAACACGATTTGGTGAATATGGGAATGGCTGAAATGGCTGATTCACCAGTTATATTAATTGGAGATATAGACAAGGGTGGAGTATTTGCATCTTTATATGGAACCATAATGCTTATGACTGAAGAAGAAAGAAAAAGAATCAAAGGTGTTATAATCAATAAGTTCAGAGGAGATGTGAAAATTTTAGAGCCAGGAATTAAGATGTTAGAGGATTTAATAAATATTCCTGTACTTGGAGTTATTCCATACTCCCATTTAGAAATTGAAGATGAAGATTCATTAGCAGAAAGATTTAAGAAAAATAAGAATACAAAGGGACAAATAGAAGTAGCTGTACTTTATTTACCCCATGTATCTAACTTTACAGATTTAAATGTATTTGAGACACAAGAGGATGTAAACCTTAGATATGTAATGAGGGGTGAATCTATAGGAGACCCAGATATGTTAATAATTCCAGGGTCGAAAAACACTATAGAAGACTTAAAGTACTTAAGGGATGCAGGTCTTGAAAAAGAGATTATAAAACTACATAGACAAAATAAGATTATATTTGGTATATGTGGTGGATATCAAATGCTTGGAAAGACTTTAAAAGATCCACATCATACAGAAAGTAGCATACCAGAGATAAATGGTATAGGTCTACTGGATATAGAAACTGTCTTTGAAACAGAAAAAACTACGACCCAAGTAGAGGCTGAAGTGACTGCTCCTATAGACTATATGGAGAACACATTTATAAAGGGATATGAAATTCATATGGGAAGAAGTTTCTTAGGAAAAGATGCTAAAGTCTTTAGTAATATTAAAGTTAAATTGGGAGAAGAAGTTCTTATAGAAGACGGTGCTATAAATGAAGATGGAAGTGTAATAGGTACTTATATTCATGGTGTATTTGACAATATTAAATTCACTAGAAGTATTTTAAACCACATAAGAGCTAAAAAGGGATTAGATAAGATAGAAAGTGCTATTGAATCCTTTGAAGAGTTTAAAGAACAAGAATATGACAAGCTTGCAAATATAGTAAGAGAAAATATGGATATGGAAACAATAGATAAAATATTAAACGGAGAACTATAA
- the cbiB gene encoding adenosylcobinamide-phosphate synthase CbiB → MLKIVIGYIGDIIFGDPYAIPHPIRFIGKLIRFLEDKLRKFSKDNKGEKLMGCILVLLTVSITYIVTYYLVNIWNIIDNSGYIAKVVETFFIFQILATKSLDVETRKVLKPLKEKNIGEARKFLSYIVGRDTRELNEKEMTRACIETIAESTSDGIIAPLLFIFIGGAPLGMAYKAVNTLDSMVGYKNDKYYYFGWASARVDDIVGFIPARITGIVTIITAFFMRYDCKNAFKIFIRDRLNHKSPNSAHGEAAFAGALQIQIGGTNTYFGKKVYKPTIGDNIKELEVDHINDAIRLMYGVSFVGLLTFLVIF, encoded by the coding sequence ATGCTAAAGATAGTAATAGGGTATATAGGAGATATAATATTTGGAGACCCATATGCTATACCCCATCCTATAAGGTTTATAGGAAAATTAATTAGATTTTTAGAAGATAAGTTGAGGAAGTTTTCTAAGGATAATAAAGGTGAAAAATTAATGGGGTGTATATTAGTACTATTAACTGTAAGTATAACTTATATAGTTACCTATTATTTAGTGAATATATGGAACATAATAGATAATAGTGGTTATATAGCTAAGGTTGTAGAGACGTTTTTTATATTTCAGATACTAGCTACAAAGAGTTTAGATGTGGAAACTAGGAAAGTATTAAAACCCCTTAAAGAGAAAAATATAGGGGAAGCAAGAAAGTTTTTATCCTATATAGTTGGAAGGGATACTAGAGAACTTAATGAAAAGGAAATGACTAGGGCCTGTATAGAAACCATTGCAGAAAGTACTTCAGATGGAATAATAGCACCACTCTTATTTATTTTCATAGGAGGAGCTCCCCTAGGTATGGCATATAAGGCAGTAAATACTCTAGATTCCATGGTAGGGTATAAAAATGATAAGTACTACTACTTTGGATGGGCTAGTGCAAGGGTAGATGATATTGTAGGATTCATACCAGCTAGGATTACAGGAATAGTTACTATAATTACAGCATTTTTTATGAGGTATGATTGTAAAAATGCCTTTAAAATATTCATAAGAGATAGGCTGAATCACAAAAGTCCCAACTCTGCTCATGGAGAGGCAGCTTTTGCTGGAGCATTGCAAATTCAAATAGGGGGAACAAACACTTATTTTGGAAAAAAAGTGTACAAACCTACTATTGGAGATAATATAAAAGAGTTAGAGGTAGATCATATAAATGATGCCATAAGATTAATGTATGGAGTATCCTTTGTAGGACTATTAACTTTTTTAGTTATTTTTTAA
- the cobD gene encoding threonine-phosphate decarboxylase CobD, translating to MNKAKHGGNIYEIEKKYGINKEDIIDFSANINPLGVPESFKRALIENMDIIKNYPDPDYIKLKESISKHNKIDREKIIVGNGATEIIFSLIDIIKPKKSLLLAPTFAEYERALKKIDSSVEYYFLKEENNFLLDEEFLNYIKEEIDCIILCNPNNPTGKLVDKGLIEDILKKSKRKNIEIIIDEAFIDFVEDYEDKSLIKYIDEYENLHIIRALTKFFAIPGLRLGYGITSNKKIIEKFEDSSEPWTINSYADLGGQVLLEDEEYIKKTRQWIKEENNYLYKEIKGIEGIKVYKSTVNYLLLKTDKTNLKEELMKKNILIRSCDNYINLDERYFRVAVKNRHYNDKLIRALKEIYYGS from the coding sequence ATGAATAAAGCAAAACACGGTGGAAACATATACGAGATAGAGAAAAAGTATGGCATTAACAAAGAGGATATAATAGATTTTAGTGCTAACATAAACCCACTAGGTGTACCTGAGAGTTTTAAAAGAGCTTTAATAGAAAATATGGATATAATTAAAAATTATCCAGATCCAGATTATATAAAGTTAAAAGAAAGTATAAGTAAACATAATAAAATAGATAGAGAGAAAATTATTGTAGGAAATGGTGCCACAGAGATCATATTTTCTTTAATAGATATAATAAAACCTAAGAAAAGTCTTTTGTTAGCACCTACATTTGCAGAATATGAAAGAGCTTTAAAAAAAATAGATAGCTCAGTTGAATATTACTTTTTAAAAGAGGAAAATAACTTTTTATTAGATGAGGAATTTTTAAATTATATAAAAGAGGAAATTGATTGCATTATATTATGTAATCCGAATAATCCCACAGGAAAACTTGTGGACAAAGGATTAATTGAGGACATACTGAAAAAAAGTAAGAGGAAAAATATAGAGATAATAATAGATGAGGCATTTATAGATTTTGTTGAGGACTATGAGGATAAAAGTCTCATTAAATATATAGATGAATATGAAAACTTGCATATAATAAGGGCGTTGACTAAATTTTTTGCCATACCGGGATTGAGGCTTGGATATGGTATAACTTCAAATAAAAAAATAATAGAAAAATTTGAAGATAGTAGTGAACCCTGGACTATAAATTCCTATGCTGATTTAGGAGGGCAAGTTCTACTTGAAGACGAGGAATATATTAAAAAAACTAGACAATGGATTAAAGAGGAAAATAACTATTTATATAAAGAGATAAAAGGAATAGAAGGTATAAAAGTGTACAAAAGTACAGTAAACTATCTTCTACTTAAAACGGATAAAACTAATTTAAAAGAAGAGCTAATGAAAAAAAATATATTAATAAGAAGCTGTGATAATTATATTAATTTAGATGAGAGATACTTTAGAGTGGCAGTGAAAAATCGACATTATAATGATAAGTTAATAAGGGCCTTAAAGGAAATATATTATGGAAGTTAA
- a CDS encoding GHMP family kinase ATP-binding protein: MEVKAICPASCGELIQGIIGDGEKLISYGVDLYTHIQLKEEMSKVRHMSLNKCYRALEKTIDYFNEDKSILDNINVYKESQIPIAKGMASSTADMAATIVAMCSMINRKITEEELAQICVSVEPTDSTIFKELTLFDHLNGRKIENFSWVPNVSVLILEPSHILETQKFRKLDYNYLRNKNKEKIKRAYDTFTQAYKNKDISLLGKASEYSALANEIILKKSKLKEIMDLSTKLGCAGVNVAHSGTVVGVLYEESKVDEDKLLFSFKESFNREYEKIYTTKLVEGGVRII; the protein is encoded by the coding sequence ATGGAAGTTAAAGCCATATGTCCTGCCTCCTGTGGAGAGTTAATACAGGGCATAATAGGTGATGGAGAAAAACTTATATCCTATGGTGTTGACCTATATACTCATATTCAATTAAAAGAGGAGATGAGTAAAGTTAGGCATATGAGTTTAAATAAATGTTATAGGGCTTTAGAAAAAACTATAGACTATTTTAATGAAGATAAAAGTATACTAGATAATATTAATGTATATAAAGAATCTCAAATTCCAATAGCAAAGGGAATGGCCAGCTCAACAGCAGATATGGCAGCCACCATTGTGGCCATGTGTTCCATGATTAATAGAAAAATCACAGAAGAAGAATTAGCACAAATTTGTGTTTCCGTAGAACCAACAGATAGTACTATTTTCAAAGAACTTACCTTATTTGACCACTTAAACGGACGAAAAATAGAAAACTTTTCTTGGGTACCGAATGTTTCGGTACTAATTTTAGAACCTTCCCACATTTTAGAAACTCAAAAATTTAGAAAATTAGATTACAATTATTTAAGAAATAAGAATAAAGAAAAAATTAAAAGAGCCTACGACACCTTTACTCAGGCATATAAAAATAAAGACATATCCTTACTAGGTAAAGCTAGTGAGTATAGTGCTTTAGCCAATGAAATCATATTAAAGAAGAGTAAACTTAAGGAAATAATGGATTTATCCACTAAATTAGGATGTGCAGGAGTTAATGTGGCCCATAGTGGTACTGTTGTGGGAGTCTTGTATGAAGAATCAAAGGTAGATGAGGATAAATTATTATTTTCTTTTAAGGAAAGCTTTAATAGGGAATATGAAAAAATATATACTACAAAATTAGTAGAGGGTGGAGTAAGGATAATCTAG
- a CDS encoding precorrin-8X methylmutase, whose protein sequence is MDNYVKTPHLIEEKSFEIITEELGEKTFPEEIGKIVKRVIHTTADFEYADITIISDGAIEAAKEAVKKGYNIVTDTNMAKSGINKRILKSFGGEVRCFIADEDVAVRAKEEKTTRAMAAMNKAIEDETNKIFVIGNAPTALFKLKEHMEAGRVKPALIIGVPVGFVGAAESKEELEKLDVPYITIRGRKGGSTVAAAIMNAILYMI, encoded by the coding sequence ATGGATAATTATGTTAAAACGCCTCATTTAATAGAGGAGAAAAGCTTTGAAATAATTACAGAAGAATTGGGAGAAAAGACTTTTCCAGAGGAAATAGGAAAAATAGTAAAAAGAGTAATACATACTACAGCAGATTTTGAATATGCAGATATAACCATTATTTCAGATGGTGCCATAGAGGCAGCTAAGGAAGCTGTAAAAAAAGGATATAATATTGTGACAGATACTAACATGGCTAAATCTGGCATAAATAAGAGAATATTAAAGTCCTTTGGTGGTGAAGTAAGATGCTTTATAGCCGATGAGGATGTGGCTGTAAGAGCAAAGGAAGAGAAAACTACAAGAGCCATGGCGGCTATGAATAAAGCCATAGAAGATGAAACAAATAAAATTTTTGTTATAGGTAATGCACCTACAGCTTTATTTAAATTAAAGGAGCATATGGAAGCTGGACGAGTTAAACCTGCTTTAATTATAGGTGTTCCTGTAGGATTTGTGGGAGCTGCAGAATCTAAAGAGGAACTTGAAAAATTAGATGTACCTTATATAACTATAAGGGGAAGAAAAGGTGGAAGTACAGTGGCAGCTGCCATAATGAATGCCATTTTATACATGATATAG